In one window of Corynebacterium mycetoides DNA:
- a CDS encoding ABC transporter ATP-binding protein: protein MAKHRAEDRDPETAYGSTAAAARTVDLYKQYGEGDTAVVALDHVTVEFNRNQFTAIMGPSGSGKSTLMHTMAGLDSFTSGAAYIGETSLADLSERALTDLRRDRLGFIFQSFNLVPTLTAEENITLPADIAGRELDRAWFEEITSRLGLAERLGHRPSELSGGQQQRVACARALVSRPEIIFGDEPTGNLDSNASAEVLDILRNAVDKDGQTVVIVTHDARAASYADRVIFLRDGSIVNELTDPTMESILQVMSGIEG, encoded by the coding sequence ATGGCGAAGCACCGGGCAGAAGACAGAGATCCGGAAACTGCGTACGGCAGCACGGCTGCCGCCGCGCGTACCGTCGACCTGTACAAACAGTACGGAGAGGGAGACACTGCCGTTGTGGCGCTCGACCACGTGACGGTGGAGTTCAACCGCAACCAGTTCACCGCCATCATGGGTCCTTCCGGCTCGGGTAAGTCGACGTTGATGCACACTATGGCGGGGCTGGATTCCTTCACCTCCGGCGCCGCGTACATCGGGGAGACCTCGCTTGCGGATCTCAGTGAGCGCGCCCTGACGGATCTGCGGCGCGACCGCCTCGGGTTCATCTTCCAGTCCTTCAACCTTGTGCCCACCCTCACTGCGGAGGAAAACATCACGTTGCCGGCGGATATCGCCGGCCGCGAGCTCGACAGGGCATGGTTCGAGGAGATCACCAGCCGCCTCGGCCTTGCGGAGCGGCTGGGCCACCGTCCCAGTGAGCTATCGGGCGGGCAGCAGCAGCGTGTCGCCTGCGCGCGCGCTCTGGTCAGCCGACCCGAGATTATCTTCGGGGACGAGCCGACGGGCAATCTCGATTCGAACGCCTCGGCCGAGGTACTGGATATTCTGCGCAATGCTGTGGACAAAGATGGCCAAACGGTTGTCATTGTCACCCACGACGCGCGCGCGGCTTCGTACGCGGACCGCGTGATCTTCTTACGCGACGGTTCCATCGTCAACGAGCTGACCGACCCGACGATGGAGTCGATCCTGCAGGTCATGTCGGGAATCGAGGGTTAA
- the murA gene encoding UDP-N-acetylglucosamine 1-carboxyvinyltransferase codes for MKERFLVHGGTRLEGAVRVDGAKNSVLKLMAAALLAEGTTTLHNCPEILDVPLMRDVLVGLGCDVTIDGSVVTITTPAAVSPHADFEAVRQFRASVAVLGPLVARCREAYVALPGGDAIGSRPLDMHQSGLEKLGATTHIEHGAMVARAEKLTGAAITLDFPSVGATENIVTAAVLADGRTTLDNAAREPEIVDLCDMLNSMGARISGAGSSTITIDGVDALRPTEHVVVGDRIVAGTWAYAAAITQGDITVGGVAPRHLHLALAKLKTAGAEIETYDNGFRVRQNKRPKAVDYQTLPFPGFPTDLQPMAIGISAIADGVSVITENVFEARFRFVDEMLRLGADANVDGHHVVLRGVNTLSSTDVWASDIRAGAGLVLAGLVAEGVTTVHDVSHIDRGYPNFLENLGRLGATVTREQQP; via the coding sequence GTGAAAGAACGTTTTCTGGTCCACGGTGGTACTCGGCTCGAGGGCGCGGTGCGTGTCGACGGTGCCAAGAACAGCGTCCTGAAACTCATGGCGGCCGCCCTGCTTGCCGAGGGCACGACCACGCTGCACAACTGCCCCGAAATACTCGACGTCCCGCTCATGCGGGACGTCCTCGTCGGTTTGGGCTGCGACGTCACCATCGACGGCTCCGTCGTAACAATCACGACCCCTGCGGCCGTTTCCCCCCACGCCGACTTCGAGGCGGTGCGCCAGTTCCGGGCGTCGGTCGCCGTGCTCGGCCCGCTCGTGGCCCGATGCAGGGAGGCCTACGTCGCGCTGCCCGGCGGCGACGCAATCGGCTCGCGCCCCCTGGACATGCATCAATCGGGGTTGGAGAAGCTGGGGGCGACAACCCACATAGAGCACGGCGCGATGGTCGCCCGGGCCGAAAAGCTCACCGGGGCAGCAATCACCCTCGACTTCCCCTCGGTGGGAGCGACCGAAAACATCGTCACCGCCGCAGTGCTTGCCGACGGCCGCACCACCCTGGACAACGCCGCCCGCGAGCCCGAAATCGTCGACCTGTGCGACATGCTCAACTCCATGGGCGCGCGGATCAGCGGGGCGGGGTCCTCCACCATCACCATCGACGGCGTGGACGCGCTGCGTCCGACGGAGCACGTGGTGGTGGGAGACCGCATCGTCGCCGGAACGTGGGCATACGCCGCCGCGATAACGCAGGGGGACATCACGGTGGGCGGGGTCGCCCCGCGCCACCTGCATCTCGCTCTGGCGAAGCTCAAGACAGCGGGCGCGGAGATCGAAACCTACGACAACGGGTTCAGGGTGCGGCAAAACAAGCGGCCCAAGGCCGTCGACTACCAGACGCTGCCGTTCCCAGGCTTTCCGACGGACCTCCAGCCGATGGCGATCGGGATTTCCGCCATCGCCGACGGAGTCTCGGTGATAACGGAGAACGTCTTCGAGGCCAGGTTCCGCTTCGTCGACGAGATGCTGCGCCTCGGCGCTGACGCCAACGTTGACGGGCACCACGTGGTGCTCCGCGGGGTGAACACGCTTTCCTCCACGGACGTGTGGGCATCGGACATCCGCGCCGGGGCGGGACTCGTTCTGGCGGGGCTCGTTGCCGAGGGGGTCACGACTGTCCACGACGTCTCCCACATCGACCGCGGCTACCCGAACTTCTTGGAGAACCTGGGGCGCCTCGGCGCCACTGTTACGCGCGAGCAACAACCCTAG
- the ramA gene encoding acetate metabolism transcriptional regulator RamA, translating into MDAQTVRDEDDAIRAALTALKTATGIPVAMYGTLLADNRLQITQWIGLRTPALQNLVIEPGTGVGGRVVTTRRAVGISDYTRANVISHEYDKQIQDEGLHSIVAVPVIVQREIRGVLYVGVHSPVRLGDKVIEEVTTTARCLEQDLAIGSALRQADGGKGAAKVGRIMNGAEWEQVRSTHSKLRMLANRVADEELRKELEQLCDQMVSPVRIKQTTKLSAREIDVLSCVALGHTNVEAAEEMGIGAETVKSYLRSVMRKLGAHTRYEAVNAARRIGALP; encoded by the coding sequence ATGGACGCGCAAACGGTCAGGGACGAGGACGACGCCATCCGCGCCGCTCTCACAGCGTTGAAAACAGCGACTGGCATCCCGGTGGCCATGTACGGGACGCTGCTCGCGGATAACCGGCTCCAGATTACCCAGTGGATCGGCCTGCGGACGCCGGCGCTGCAGAATCTCGTGATTGAGCCCGGCACCGGCGTCGGCGGGCGGGTCGTGACAACCCGCCGCGCCGTCGGAATTTCGGATTACACTCGCGCCAACGTCATTTCCCACGAGTACGACAAGCAGATCCAGGACGAGGGCCTGCACTCCATTGTCGCGGTGCCGGTGATTGTGCAGCGCGAGATCCGCGGCGTCCTGTACGTGGGCGTCCACTCTCCCGTGCGTCTCGGGGACAAGGTGATCGAGGAGGTCACCACCACGGCGCGGTGCCTCGAGCAGGATCTCGCGATCGGCAGCGCGCTGCGTCAGGCGGACGGCGGCAAGGGGGCGGCCAAGGTGGGCCGCATCATGAATGGCGCCGAGTGGGAGCAGGTTCGCTCCACCCATTCCAAGCTGCGCATGCTGGCTAACCGTGTGGCGGACGAGGAGCTGCGCAAGGAGCTCGAGCAGCTGTGCGACCAGATGGTCTCGCCCGTCCGGATCAAGCAGACGACAAAGCTGTCCGCGCGCGAGATCGATGTCCTCTCGTGCGTCGCGCTCGGCCACACCAACGTCGAGGCCGCGGAGGAGATGGGGATCGGCGCGGAAACCGTGAAGTCCTATCTCCGCAGCGTGATGCGCAAGCTGGGCGCGCACACACGCTACGAGGCGGTCAACGCAGCGCGCCGCATCGGCGCTCTGCCGTAG
- the cysK gene encoding cysteine synthase A, protein MAKIASNVLDLVGGTPLVELQRVSKDTGARVLAKLEFYNPANSVKDRIGKAIVEAAEKSGELKPGGTIVEATSGNTGIALALAGAAKGYKVILTMPETMSVERRVVLRALGAQIELTPGAAGMKGAVEKANEIVEQTENAILARQFENQANPQIHYDTTGPEIWNDTDGEIDILVAGVGTGGTISGAGKYLKEQKPDVKLVAVEPSASPLLSKGEAGPHKIQGLGANFVPGTLNREILDEIITVSNEDAFATSRELAREEGILGGISTGANLKAALEVASRPENAGKTIVFVVCDFGERYISTPLFEDIRD, encoded by the coding sequence ATGGCAAAGATTGCAAGCAACGTACTCGACCTCGTCGGCGGCACGCCGCTCGTTGAGCTGCAGCGCGTTTCCAAGGACACGGGCGCACGCGTCCTGGCCAAGCTGGAGTTCTACAACCCGGCCAACTCCGTCAAGGACCGCATCGGCAAGGCGATCGTGGAGGCCGCAGAGAAGTCCGGTGAGCTCAAGCCGGGCGGCACCATCGTCGAGGCAACCTCCGGCAACACCGGCATCGCCCTCGCTCTCGCGGGTGCGGCCAAGGGCTACAAGGTCATCTTGACCATGCCGGAGACCATGTCCGTTGAGCGCCGCGTCGTGCTGCGCGCCCTCGGCGCCCAGATCGAGCTGACCCCCGGCGCCGCCGGCATGAAGGGCGCCGTGGAGAAGGCCAACGAGATCGTCGAGCAGACCGAGAACGCCATCCTGGCCCGCCAGTTCGAGAACCAGGCCAACCCGCAGATCCACTACGACACCACGGGACCGGAGATCTGGAACGACACCGACGGCGAGATCGACATCCTCGTCGCCGGCGTGGGCACCGGCGGCACCATCTCCGGCGCCGGCAAATACCTCAAGGAACAGAAGCCCGACGTCAAGCTCGTTGCCGTTGAGCCTTCCGCCTCCCCGCTGCTGTCCAAGGGCGAGGCCGGCCCGCACAAGATCCAGGGCCTCGGCGCCAACTTCGTGCCCGGCACCCTCAACCGCGAGATCCTCGACGAGATCATCACCGTGTCCAACGAGGACGCCTTCGCAACCTCCCGCGAGCTGGCCCGCGAGGAGGGCATCCTCGGCGGCATCTCCACCGGCGCCAACCTGAAGGCCGCCCTCGAGGTCGCGTCCCGCCCGGAGAACGCCGGCAAGACGATCGTGTTCGTCGTCTGCGACTTCGGCGAGCGCTACATCTCCACCCCGCTTTTTGAGGACATCCGCGATTAA
- the epsC gene encoding serine O-acetyltransferase EpsC, which translates to MIEVLRTISRTIKEDLDNARLHDPAARGDVENAIVYSGLHAIWIHRVCHLMWERGWKGPARVLAQFNRFLTGIEIHPGATIGRRFFIDHGMGIVIGETAEIGDGVMLYHGVTLGGQVLTQTKRHPTIEDNVTIGAGAKVLGPITIGENSAIGANAVVTKSVPPHSIATGVPAKHRKRMSDEKKHLVDPDTYVDPGSYII; encoded by the coding sequence ATGATTGAGGTGCTGAGAACGATCTCACGAACTATCAAAGAAGATCTGGACAACGCCCGCCTGCACGACCCCGCCGCGCGCGGTGACGTCGAGAACGCGATCGTCTACTCCGGGCTGCACGCGATCTGGATTCACCGCGTCTGCCACCTCATGTGGGAGCGCGGCTGGAAGGGGCCGGCGCGCGTCCTCGCCCAGTTCAACCGGTTCCTCACCGGCATCGAGATCCACCCGGGGGCCACCATCGGCCGGCGCTTCTTTATTGACCACGGAATGGGCATCGTGATCGGGGAAACCGCCGAGATTGGCGACGGCGTGATGCTCTACCACGGGGTCACCCTCGGCGGCCAGGTGCTCACCCAGACGAAGCGCCACCCCACCATCGAGGACAACGTCACCATCGGCGCCGGCGCCAAGGTGCTCGGCCCGATCACGATCGGCGAAAATTCCGCCATCGGTGCGAACGCGGTGGTGACCAAGTCGGTCCCACCGCACTCCATCGCCACCGGGGTGCCCGCGAAGCACCGCAAGCGCATGAGCGACGAGAAAAAGCATCTCGTCGACCCCGACACCTACGTCGACCCCGGCTCCTACATTATTTAG
- a CDS encoding GNAT family N-acetyltransferase: MSDNQSNNDVRLNEAQSRYEILVDGQVAGYTAFSERGDVRDFNHTVVLPEYRGQGLSSPLIQVALDETREQGKKIIPTCSAVARFLAKNEDYQDLVAQ, encoded by the coding sequence ATGTCCGATAATCAGTCCAATAACGACGTCCGTCTCAACGAGGCGCAGAGCCGCTACGAGATACTTGTCGACGGCCAGGTGGCCGGGTACACGGCGTTTAGCGAGCGCGGCGATGTGCGCGACTTTAACCACACCGTGGTCCTGCCTGAGTACCGCGGCCAGGGCCTGTCCTCGCCGCTGATCCAGGTGGCGCTGGATGAGACGCGGGAGCAGGGCAAGAAGATCATCCCCACGTGCTCGGCCGTCGCCCGCTTTCTGGCGAAGAACGAGGACTACCAGGATCTCGTGGCCCAGTAG
- a CDS encoding metal-sensitive transcriptional regulator, producing the protein MTTPAPEHSHGYSHDRARYSSRLKRIEGQVRGVQRMIEEDQYCIDILTQISAITSALENVGLSLLDEHLKHCVVGAVNNGDVDAKVEEAMKAIKRMVKS; encoded by the coding sequence ATGACTACTCCCGCGCCCGAGCACAGCCACGGTTACAGCCACGACCGAGCCCGCTACTCCTCGCGTCTCAAGCGCATCGAGGGACAGGTTCGCGGCGTGCAACGCATGATTGAGGAGGACCAGTACTGCATCGACATCCTCACCCAGATCTCCGCCATCACCTCCGCGCTGGAAAACGTCGGGCTCTCGCTTCTCGACGAGCACCTGAAGCACTGCGTCGTCGGCGCCGTCAACAACGGGGACGTCGACGCTAAGGTGGAGGAGGCAATGAAGGCAATCAAGAGAATGGTGAAGAGCTGA